One Paracoccus sp. TOH DNA segment encodes these proteins:
- the ccoS gene encoding cbb3-type cytochrome oxidase assembly protein CcoS, whose product MQILGILIPVSLALGGLGLLAFIWALRGRQYEDPKGDSQRILSSEWDDHPKP is encoded by the coding sequence ATGCAGATCCTGGGCATCCTGATTCCGGTTTCGCTGGCCCTTGGCGGGCTTGGCCTGCTGGCCTTCATCTGGGCGCTGCGCGGCCGCCAATACGAGGATCCGAAGGGCGATTCGCAGCGGATCCTCAGTTCGGAATGGGACGACCATCCCAAGCCGTGA
- a CDS encoding FixH family protein, with translation MSRELTGRHVLMITLAAFGTIIAVNLFMAIKAVGTFPGLEVKNSYVASQSFDRDRNAQAALNWTVTPDYDGQELVLAIRDGQGNPAPVSTLEVTVGRPTHLREDQRPQFTYRGGLFHAPLELAPGLWNIHLTATAPDGTVFRQRIDHYHGNRVN, from the coding sequence ATGTCCCGTGAACTCACCGGCCGCCACGTGCTGATGATCACGCTGGCCGCATTCGGCACCATCATCGCGGTGAACCTGTTCATGGCGATCAAGGCGGTCGGCACCTTTCCGGGGCTCGAGGTCAAGAACAGCTATGTCGCCTCGCAAAGCTTCGACCGCGACCGCAACGCGCAGGCGGCGCTGAACTGGACGGTGACGCCGGATTACGACGGGCAGGAACTGGTGCTGGCGATCCGCGACGGCCAGGGCAACCCGGCCCCGGTTAGCACCCTTGAGGTGACAGTCGGCCGCCCGACCCATCTGCGCGAGGACCAGCGTCCGCAATTCACCTACCGGGGCGGGTTGTTCCATGCGCCGCTGGAACTGGCACCGGGGTTGTGGAACATCCACCTGACCGCCACCGCGCCGGATGGCACCGTGTTTCGCCAGCGCATCGACCATTACCACGGCAACCGGGTGAACTGA
- a CDS encoding cbb3-type cytochrome c oxidase subunit 3, which yields MDSYSFLRELADSWVLLLLVLFFLGTVVFAFRPGSRPLHRDAAESIFRNEKTPAAAREKEVE from the coding sequence ATGGACAGCTATTCCTTCCTGCGCGAACTGGCCGACAGCTGGGTGCTGCTGCTGCTGGTGCTGTTTTTCCTGGGCACGGTCGTTTTCGCCTTCCGGCCCGGCTCGCGCCCGCTGCACCGCGACGCGGCGGAAAGCATCTTCCGCAATGAGAAAACGCCCGCCGCCGCGCGCGAAAAGGAGGTCGAGTGA
- a CDS encoding heavy metal translocating P-type ATPase — MSDATLHDHDARLSACPACDAAPLAQRIAAAKGGQGEVILSLPTIHCATCITDVERVLNRHPGVRAARVNLTLRRVAVDAPGLTAEELIPVVESIGYEAHELDPAALSASAADRQGRDILMRIGVSGFAMMNIMILSVAVWSGAEAATRDMFHWISGAIALPTVAFAGRPFFSSAWRGLRHGRLGMDVPISLALILASAISVYETLHSGHHAYFDAAVMLCFFLLIGRYLDYRTRAVARSAAEELTALEVPRAFRVTAAGDEPVPVAELSPGDLIRIRPGARIPADGEIAEGSSEIDRSLLTGESIPVPAGPGLALSAGEVNLTGPLVMRVTAAGRDSSLARLTALVAAAESARGHYTGLADRASRLYSPLVHLLAFCSFLGWYLTTHDLRLAVNVAAAVLIITCPCALGLAVPAVITAASGRLFRRGMLIKDGTALERLAEVDAVVFDKTGTLTMGVPQLVSLDPIPMDARPAALALAQGSGHPLSQALTQALREAGTEPAALTDLREVPGYGIAGTWQGRELRLGRADWMGAEHGDATLSASWLSLGQEAMPIRLEFSDRLRPGAETCVARLLASGRRVMLLSGDAAPVVRDLAQRLGIADWRAGVTPLDKAEALRDLDMQGLHALMVGDGLNDTAALAEAHVSISPASALDAARTASDIVLMGSDLAPVAEALDLARNARRRIKENFAISLGYNVVAVPFAIAGFATPLMAALAMSLSSISVTLNALRLR; from the coding sequence ATGTCGGACGCCACGCTGCACGATCACGACGCCCGGCTTTCGGCCTGTCCGGCCTGCGATGCGGCGCCGCTGGCGCAGCGGATCGCCGCGGCCAAGGGCGGGCAGGGCGAGGTGATCCTGTCGCTGCCGACCATCCATTGCGCGACCTGCATCACCGATGTCGAACGGGTGCTGAACCGCCATCCCGGCGTCCGCGCCGCGCGGGTCAACCTGACGCTGCGCCGCGTCGCCGTGGATGCGCCCGGCCTGACCGCCGAGGAGCTGATCCCGGTGGTCGAAAGCATCGGCTATGAGGCGCATGAGCTCGACCCCGCCGCCTTGTCGGCCAGTGCCGCCGACCGCCAGGGCCGCGACATCCTGATGCGCATCGGCGTGTCGGGCTTTGCGATGATGAACATCATGATCCTGTCGGTCGCGGTCTGGTCGGGGGCCGAGGCCGCGACGCGCGACATGTTCCACTGGATCTCCGGCGCCATCGCCCTGCCGACCGTGGCCTTCGCCGGCCGCCCCTTCTTCTCCAGCGCCTGGCGGGGGCTGCGGCACGGCCGGCTGGGCATGGACGTGCCGATCTCGCTGGCGCTGATCCTGGCCAGCGCCATCTCGGTCTACGAGACGCTGCATTCCGGCCATCACGCCTATTTCGACGCGGCGGTGATGCTGTGCTTCTTCCTGCTGATCGGGCGCTATCTGGATTATCGCACCCGCGCCGTCGCCCGCTCTGCCGCCGAGGAACTGACCGCGCTGGAGGTGCCGCGCGCCTTCCGCGTCACCGCCGCGGGCGACGAGCCGGTGCCGGTGGCCGAGCTGAGCCCCGGCGACCTGATCCGCATCCGCCCCGGCGCCCGCATCCCTGCCGATGGCGAGATCGCCGAGGGCAGCAGCGAGATCGACCGCTCGCTTTTGACCGGCGAGAGCATTCCGGTTCCCGCCGGTCCCGGCCTCGCACTTTCGGCGGGCGAGGTGAACCTGACCGGACCGCTGGTCATGCGGGTGACCGCGGCCGGGCGCGACAGCTCGCTGGCGCGGCTGACGGCGCTGGTGGCGGCGGCGGAATCGGCGCGTGGCCATTACACCGGCCTCGCCGACCGCGCCTCGCGGCTCTATTCGCCGCTGGTGCATCTTCTGGCCTTCTGCAGTTTTCTCGGCTGGTATCTGACCACGCACGACCTGCGGCTGGCGGTGAACGTGGCGGCGGCGGTGTTGATCATCACCTGCCCCTGCGCCTTGGGACTGGCGGTGCCGGCGGTGATCACCGCGGCCTCGGGCCGGCTGTTCCGGCGCGGCATGCTGATCAAGGACGGAACCGCGCTGGAGCGGCTGGCCGAGGTCGATGCCGTGGTCTTCGACAAGACCGGCACCCTGACCATGGGCGTGCCGCAACTGGTGTCGCTCGACCCGATCCCGATGGATGCCCGCCCCGCGGCGCTGGCCTTGGCGCAGGGCTCGGGGCATCCCTTGTCGCAGGCGCTGACGCAGGCGCTGCGCGAGGCCGGCACCGAGCCCGCCGCGCTGACCGATCTGCGCGAGGTGCCGGGTTATGGCATCGCCGGAACCTGGCAGGGGCGCGAGCTGCGGCTGGGCCGCGCCGACTGGATGGGGGCCGAGCATGGCGATGCGACGCTTTCGGCAAGCTGGCTGTCGCTTGGGCAAGAGGCGATGCCGATCCGGCTGGAATTCTCGGACCGGCTGCGGCCGGGCGCCGAGACCTGCGTGGCGCGGCTGCTTGCATCGGGCCGGCGGGTGATGCTGTTGTCGGGCGATGCGGCGCCGGTGGTTCGGGATCTGGCGCAGCGGCTGGGCATCGCGGATTGGCGGGCCGGCGTCACTCCGCTGGACAAGGCCGAGGCGCTGCGCGATCTCGACATGCAGGGGCTGCATGCGCTGATGGTCGGCGACGGGCTGAACGATACCGCCGCCCTGGCCGAGGCGCATGTCTCGATCTCGCCCGCTTCGGCGCTGGATGCGGCGCGCACCGCGTCGGATATCGTGCTGATGGGCAGCGATCTTGCTCCGGTTGCCGAGGCTCTCGATCTTGCGCGCAATGCCCGGCGGCGGATCAAGGAGAACTTCGCCATTTCGCTGGGCTACAATGTGGTGGCGGTGCCATTCGCCATCGCCGGTTTCGCGACCCCGTTGATGGCGGCGCTGGCCATGTCATTGAGTTCGATCAGCGTGACGCTGAACGCGCTGCGGCTGCGGTAA
- the clpS gene encoding ATP-dependent Clp protease adapter ClpS → MTNRPGDRDEVELGVKTRPRTQRPPMYKVLLLNDDFTPMEFVVHVLERLFNMSHAQAIEIMLTVHRKGVAVVGVFSHEIAETKVAQVMELARRQQHPLQCTMEKE, encoded by the coding sequence ATGACCAACCGACCCGGAGACCGAGACGAGGTCGAACTGGGGGTGAAAACCCGCCCCCGCACGCAGCGGCCTCCGATGTACAAGGTCTTGCTGCTGAACGATGATTTCACGCCGATGGAATTCGTCGTGCATGTGCTTGAGCGGCTGTTCAACATGAGCCACGCCCAGGCGATCGAGATCATGCTGACCGTTCATCGCAAGGGGGTGGCCGTCGTCGGCGTCTTCTCGCACGAGATCGCCGAAACCAAGGTGGCGCAAGTGATGGAACTTGCCCGCCGTCAGCAGCATCCGCTGCAATGCACCATGGAAAAAGAGTAG
- a CDS encoding methyltransferase, protein MAGSRLELVFGGMPPEGRLLLVGAGASTDLEPFDAGRTQILQGFYPDHAALRARGFDVATTATGTFDTAVVFLPRARAAARARLAEAASRLAPGAALWIDGQKTDGIDAVLKEMRALAPVDEVHSRAHGKIFRVTLPAAGWLPADWVASDHEAAPGMVTRPGVFSADGPDPASQALAAALPEKLPTRIVDLGAGWGWLSAEILKHPGVELLHLVEADAAALDCARRNIADPRARFHWADALDFRLPEPVNGVIMNPPFHEGRAADPRIGAGFIRAAAGLLTGAGRLWMVANRHLPYEQALRDCFADVTELGGDSRFKILTASGARRDAAGRTQPKGGRR, encoded by the coding sequence TTGGCTGGATCACGGCTGGAACTTGTCTTTGGCGGCATGCCGCCCGAAGGGCGCTTGTTGCTTGTCGGCGCCGGCGCCTCGACCGATCTGGAGCCGTTCGACGCGGGCAGGACGCAGATCCTGCAGGGATTTTATCCCGACCACGCGGCCCTGCGCGCCCGCGGTTTCGACGTGGCGACCACGGCGACCGGAACGTTCGACACGGCTGTGGTCTTCCTGCCGCGCGCGCGGGCGGCGGCGCGGGCCCGCCTCGCCGAGGCCGCCTCGCGGCTGGCGCCCGGCGCGGCGCTCTGGATCGACGGGCAGAAGACCGACGGTATCGATGCGGTGCTGAAGGAGATGCGCGCGCTGGCGCCGGTGGATGAAGTCCATTCGCGCGCCCATGGCAAGATCTTCCGCGTGACCCTGCCGGCGGCCGGCTGGCTGCCTGCGGATTGGGTCGCAAGCGACCATGAGGCGGCGCCCGGCATGGTGACGCGGCCCGGGGTGTTCTCGGCCGACGGGCCGGACCCGGCCTCGCAGGCGCTGGCGGCGGCGCTGCCCGAGAAGCTGCCGACCCGCATCGTCGATCTGGGCGCGGGCTGGGGCTGGCTCTCGGCCGAGATCCTCAAGCATCCCGGCGTCGAGCTGCTGCACCTGGTCGAGGCGGATGCCGCCGCGCTGGATTGCGCGCGGCGCAACATCGCCGACCCGCGGGCCCGCTTTCACTGGGCGGATGCGCTGGACTTCCGGCTGCCCGAGCCGGTGAACGGCGTCATCATGAACCCGCCTTTCCACGAGGGGCGCGCGGCCGATCCCCGGATCGGCGCCGGCTTCATCCGTGCCGCGGCGGGGCTGCTGACCGGGGCCGGGCGGTTGTGGATGGTCGCGAACCGGCACCTGCCTTACGAGCAGGCGCTGCGGGACTGTTTCGCCGACGTCACCGAGCTGGGCGGCGATTCCCGGTTCAAGATCCTGACCGCTTCGGGCGCGCGCCGCGACGCGGCCGGCCGGACGCAGCCGAAAGGTGGAAGACGATGA
- a CDS encoding SDR family oxidoreductase: protein MSLSIQGKTAIVTGAARGIGLAIARHFEEAGANVMFADSDEAALDAELGAEAAGDGPIRAFAGDLGQKLTLANLVSATIDAFDRVDILVNAHRMVQGCDPLAVNEDQLAEMLRQNMVSGLRLSQMVAKRMMTQADAEESEAIQNGAIVNLTSLAADWPQPQMLAYSIASAAQAQATRSLASALAPRRIRVNGVAFASIMSNNMQLKLREDPGLRDRMIAATPLGRIAGADELAATVQFLASDASSFVTGQILRVDGGRSLGDPLAPGVY from the coding sequence ATGAGCCTGTCGATCCAGGGCAAGACCGCCATCGTGACCGGGGCCGCGCGCGGCATCGGCCTGGCCATCGCCCGGCATTTCGAGGAGGCGGGCGCCAATGTCATGTTCGCCGACAGCGACGAGGCGGCGCTGGATGCCGAACTGGGCGCCGAAGCCGCCGGCGACGGGCCGATCCGCGCCTTTGCCGGCGACCTTGGCCAGAAGCTGACGCTGGCCAACCTGGTCTCGGCCACCATCGACGCCTTCGACCGGGTGGATATCCTGGTGAATGCGCATCGCATGGTGCAGGGCTGCGATCCTTTGGCGGTGAACGAGGACCAGCTGGCCGAGATGCTGCGGCAGAACATGGTCTCGGGGCTGCGCCTGTCGCAGATGGTCGCCAAGCGCATGATGACGCAGGCCGACGCCGAGGAGAGCGAGGCGATCCAGAACGGCGCCATCGTCAACCTGACCTCGCTGGCTGCCGACTGGCCGCAGCCGCAGATGCTGGCCTATTCCATCGCCAGCGCCGCGCAGGCGCAGGCGACGCGCTCGTTGGCCTCGGCCCTGGCGCCCAGGCGCATCCGCGTCAACGGCGTCGCCTTCGCCAGCATCATGTCGAACAACATGCAGCTGAAGCTGCGCGAGGATCCGGGCCTGCGCGACCGGATGATCGCGGCCACGCCGCTGGGCCGCATCGCCGGCGCGGACGAGCTGGCGGCGACGGTGCAGTTCCTGGCCAGCGACGCCTCGAGCTTCGTCACCGGGCAGATCCTGCGCGTCGATGGCGGGCGCAGCCTGGGCGACCCGCTGGCGCCGGGGGTCTACTAG
- a CDS encoding serine hydrolase, with translation MPLAVAAAPFAAFVMDARSGQEIYARNADTRLHPASLTKMMTLYLAFNAIERGQVRLDSKFLVSSHAASQPPSRLGLKAGQRIELRYLIRAAAVKSANDAATVIGEGLAGSEPKFAAQMTQMARALGMRNTHFRNANGLTTEGHYSTARDMTILGRRLFYDFPQYYSIFSRRSADAGIATVSSTNRRFLDSYEGADGIKTGYTRAAGFNLTASAKRGSKRIVATVLGGTSTAHRNATMVQLLDAGFGKAPNRVREVKPAPPVFVAEKKVRRTVQVASVAPRTASSASTVRLSSSDRPVARASTVAVVTPAAISAAISRAQAAAAPKASSSGATLAASARPNRKPGTGAVVTNAAVDPEVLARAARPEARPEEGDASEPSASAIDAARPAPAPRDDRSASLAAPAETGSPSLFVQTATPQPESMALFEAPAPAPRSDAIILTSLEPEAGSEPETTEIVTREGSTGGNWGVTLGLFRSQREAEQLLLRTALQESASLGSALSRVANTKRGFEANFVGMSKETAELACNRIAARQQDCRVIGP, from the coding sequence ATGCCCCTGGCGGTGGCCGCAGCGCCTTTCGCGGCCTTCGTCATGGATGCGCGCAGCGGGCAGGAAATCTATGCCCGGAACGCGGATACGCGTCTGCATCCGGCTTCGCTGACCAAGATGATGACGCTTTACCTGGCGTTCAACGCCATCGAGCGCGGTCAGGTGCGGCTGGACAGCAAGTTTCTCGTCAGCAGCCACGCCGCCTCGCAGCCGCCGTCGCGACTTGGCCTCAAGGCCGGCCAGCGGATCGAGCTGCGCTACCTGATCCGGGCCGCAGCGGTGAAATCGGCCAATGACGCCGCCACCGTGATCGGCGAGGGGCTGGCCGGGTCCGAACCAAAATTCGCCGCGCAGATGACGCAGATGGCCAGGGCGCTCGGCATGCGCAACACGCATTTCCGCAATGCCAACGGCCTGACGACCGAGGGGCATTATTCGACCGCCCGCGACATGACCATCCTTGGCCGCCGGCTGTTCTATGATTTCCCGCAGTATTATTCGATCTTCTCGCGCCGCTCGGCGGATGCGGGCATCGCCACCGTCTCCAGCACCAACCGGCGTTTTCTGGACAGCTACGAGGGCGCGGACGGCATCAAGACCGGTTACACCCGGGCGGCCGGCTTCAACCTGACCGCCTCGGCCAAGCGCGGCTCGAAGCGCATCGTCGCAACCGTGCTGGGCGGCACCTCGACCGCACATCGCAACGCCACGATGGTCCAGTTGCTGGACGCCGGCTTCGGAAAGGCCCCCAACCGTGTGCGCGAGGTAAAGCCCGCGCCGCCGGTCTTCGTGGCCGAGAAGAAGGTGCGCCGCACCGTGCAGGTCGCCAGCGTCGCGCCAAGAACCGCATCCAGCGCCTCGACCGTGCGGCTCTCGTCCTCGGATCGCCCGGTGGCGCGGGCGTCGACCGTGGCCGTGGTCACGCCCGCGGCGATTTCCGCCGCCATCTCGCGCGCTCAGGCCGCCGCGGCGCCCAAGGCCAGCAGCAGCGGCGCGACACTTGCGGCCAGCGCACGGCCCAACCGCAAGCCGGGTACCGGCGCGGTCGTCACCAATGCCGCGGTCGATCCCGAGGTCCTGGCCCGCGCCGCCCGTCCCGAAGCCCGGCCCGAGGAAGGCGATGCCTCTGAACCCAGCGCAAGCGCGATCGACGCGGCTCGCCCTGCCCCGGCGCCGCGCGACGACCGCTCCGCCAGCCTGGCCGCGCCCGCCGAGACCGGCTCGCCCTCGCTTTTCGTGCAGACCGCCACGCCGCAGCCGGAAAGCATGGCCCTGTTCGAGGCGCCGGCACCGGCGCCGCGCTCGGACGCGATCATCCTGACCTCATTGGAACCCGAAGCCGGCAGCGAGCCCGAGACGACCGAAATCGTCACGCGCGAGGGCAGCACCGGCGGGAATTGGGGCGTGACGCTGGGCCTCTTCCGTTCGCAACGCGAAGCCGAACAGCTGCTGCTCAGGACCGCCCTGCAGGAAAGCGCGTCGCTGGGCAGCGCGCTCAGCCGGGTCGCCAATACCAAGCGCGGCTTCGAGGCGAATTTCGTCGGCATGTCCAAGGAAACGGCCGAGCTGGCCTGCAACCGCATTGCCGCCCGTCAGCAGGATTGCCGGGTGATCGGACCCTGA
- the ccoP gene encoding cytochrome-c oxidase, cbb3-type subunit III → MADTDDEHTSPQNPDNRIELERLAADAKHEAQILAHPPKGPEGEPLHKPMPRPGATRVVRDRKGARKVVEVPSTGHSWDGIEEYDNPLPRWWLWTFYATIVWGLAYVVAYPAIPLLTGATQGLLGQNYRADVAVEIQRFNEANAPIQARLVETPLEEIAADPDLANYTANAGAAIFRTWCAQCHGSGAGGASGYPTLLDNDWLWGGTLEEIHTTIQHGIRDPKDEETRYSEMPRFGTDELLENAQIGQVVNHVLALGGLPHDAALAAEGATVFADNCSSCHAEDGSGDRAQGAPDLTDAVWLYGSDQATISRIVHDGPYGVMPAWSGRLSEADIRAVASYVHSLGGGE, encoded by the coding sequence ATGGCCGACACCGATGACGAGCACACCAGCCCCCAGAATCCCGACAACCGCATCGAACTGGAGCGCCTGGCCGCGGATGCGAAGCACGAGGCCCAGATCCTGGCGCATCCGCCCAAGGGGCCCGAGGGTGAGCCGCTGCACAAGCCGATGCCGCGCCCCGGCGCCACCCGCGTCGTGCGGGACCGCAAGGGCGCGCGCAAGGTGGTCGAGGTGCCCTCGACCGGCCATAGCTGGGACGGGATCGAGGAATATGACAACCCGCTGCCGCGCTGGTGGCTCTGGACCTTCTACGCCACCATCGTCTGGGGGCTGGCCTATGTCGTCGCCTATCCGGCGATTCCGCTGCTGACCGGCGCCACTCAGGGCCTGCTGGGTCAGAACTACCGCGCCGACGTCGCGGTCGAGATCCAGCGCTTCAACGAAGCCAATGCCCCGATCCAGGCCAGGCTGGTCGAGACCCCGCTGGAGGAGATCGCCGCCGATCCGGATCTGGCGAATTACACCGCCAATGCCGGCGCCGCGATCTTCCGGACCTGGTGCGCGCAATGCCACGGCTCGGGTGCCGGCGGGGCTTCGGGCTATCCGACGCTGCTGGACAACGACTGGCTCTGGGGCGGCACGCTGGAGGAGATCCACACCACCATCCAGCACGGCATCCGCGATCCCAAGGACGAGGAGACCCGCTATTCCGAGATGCCGCGCTTCGGCACCGACGAGTTGCTGGAGAACGCGCAGATCGGCCAGGTGGTGAACCATGTTCTGGCACTGGGTGGCCTGCCGCATGACGCCGCGCTGGCGGCCGAGGGCGCGACGGTCTTTGCCGACAACTGCTCGTCCTGCCATGCCGAGGACGGCAGTGGCGACCGGGCCCAGGGCGCCCCGGACCTGACCGATGCGGTCTGGCTCTACGGTTCCGACCAGGCAACGATCTCCCGGATCGTGCATGACGGGCCTTATGGCGTGATGCCGGCCTGGTCCGGCCGGCTGTCAGAGGCCGACATCCGCGCCGTGGCCTCCTATGTCCACAGCCTCGGCGGCGGCGAATAG
- the ccoG gene encoding cytochrome c oxidase accessory protein CcoG codes for MSNPDIDPPRLYAAREPIFPRRVKGWFRNLKWIIMAVTLAIYYVTPWIRWDRGPGMPDQAVLVDLANRRFYFFWIEIWPHEFYFVAGLLVMAGLGLFLFTSALGRVWCGYACPQTVWTDLFILTERWVEGDRNARLRLWNAPWDAKKARLRVTKWLIWLLIALATGGAWIFYFTDAPTLLGNLLAGQAHPAAYTTMAILTATTFVFGGFAREQICIYACPWPRIQAAMMDEDTLTVAYRDWRGEPRGKLHKGEATKSDGGAKGDCIDCMACVNVCPMGIDIRDGQQMECITCALCIDACDEVMDKIGKPRGLIDYMALKDETAERAGAAPKPLMKHILRPRTVLYFTLWAGIGVALVVALFLRSPFDLNVTPVRNPLYVTMADGAIRNTYALRLRNKQGDARDFTVSVTGPDGAVPPGVSLVLEGLPGAAVGVTADSTHTQRVYITAEKASALAEGGQAELTLWVEDATDGQRAHVDTVFHGRSE; via the coding sequence ATGTCGAATCCCGACATCGACCCGCCACGTCTGTATGCCGCCCGAGAGCCGATCTTCCCGCGCCGGGTCAAGGGCTGGTTTCGCAACCTGAAATGGATCATCATGGCGGTGACCCTGGCGATCTATTACGTCACGCCCTGGATCCGCTGGGACCGCGGCCCCGGCATGCCCGACCAGGCGGTGCTGGTCGATCTGGCCAACCGCCGTTTCTATTTCTTCTGGATCGAGATCTGGCCGCATGAATTCTATTTCGTGGCCGGGCTGCTGGTCATGGCCGGGCTGGGGCTGTTCCTGTTCACGTCGGCGCTGGGGCGGGTCTGGTGCGGCTATGCCTGCCCGCAGACGGTCTGGACCGATCTGTTCATCCTGACCGAGCGCTGGGTCGAGGGCGACCGCAACGCCCGGCTGCGGCTGTGGAACGCGCCCTGGGACGCGAAGAAGGCGCGGCTGCGGGTGACGAAATGGCTGATCTGGCTGCTGATCGCCCTGGCGACCGGCGGCGCCTGGATCTTCTATTTCACCGATGCGCCGACGCTTCTGGGCAACCTGCTCGCCGGCCAGGCGCATCCGGCCGCCTACACCACCATGGCCATCCTGACCGCGACCACCTTCGTCTTCGGCGGCTTCGCGCGCGAGCAGATCTGCATCTATGCCTGCCCCTGGCCGCGCATCCAGGCCGCGATGATGGACGAGGACACGCTGACCGTCGCCTATCGCGACTGGCGGGGCGAGCCGCGCGGCAAGCTGCACAAGGGCGAGGCGACGAAATCCGACGGCGGCGCCAAGGGCGACTGCATCGACTGCATGGCCTGCGTGAACGTCTGCCCGATGGGCATCGACATCCGCGACGGCCAGCAGATGGAATGCATCACCTGCGCGCTTTGCATCGACGCCTGCGACGAGGTGATGGACAAGATCGGCAAGCCGCGCGGGCTGATCGACTACATGGCGTTGAAGGACGAGACCGCCGAGCGCGCCGGCGCCGCGCCGAAGCCGTTGATGAAGCACATCCTGCGGCCGCGCACGGTGCTGTATTTCACCCTATGGGCCGGGATTGGCGTGGCGCTGGTGGTGGCGTTGTTCCTGCGCTCGCCCTTCGACCTGAACGTGACGCCGGTGCGCAACCCGCTTTACGTCACCATGGCCGATGGCGCGATCCGCAACACCTATGCCTTGCGGCTGCGCAACAAGCAGGGCGATGCGCGCGACTTCACCGTCTCGGTCACCGGCCCCGACGGCGCGGTGCCGCCGGGCGTCAGCCTGGTGTTGGAGGGTCTGCCGGGTGCCGCGGTCGGGGTGACGGCCGACAGCACCCACACCCAGCGGGTCTATATCACCGCCGAAAAGGCCTCGGCGCTGGCCGAGGGCGGCCAGGCAGAGTTGACGCTTTGGGTCGAGGATGCCACCGATGGGCAGCGCGCCCATGTCGATACCGTCTTCCACGGAAGGAGCGAATGA
- the ccoO gene encoding cytochrome-c oxidase, cbb3-type subunit II codes for MAILEKHKVLEKNATLLLVFSFLVVTIGGIVEIAPLFYLQNTIEKVEGMRPYTPLELKGRDIYVREGCYVCHSQMIRPMRDEVERYGHYSLAAESMYDHPFQWGSKRTGPDLARVGGRYSDEWHIDHLTDPQAVVPESIMPKYGFLHDRLIDASNMGQRLRTDALVGVPYDEVMVTNAAADFRAQADPDADASGLEERYPGAQQRNFDRRPGVSEMDALVAYLQVLGTMVDFSTFEPDPNR; via the coding sequence ATGGCCATTCTTGAAAAGCACAAGGTCCTTGAAAAGAACGCCACGCTGCTGCTGGTCTTTTCCTTCCTCGTCGTCACCATCGGCGGCATCGTCGAGATCGCGCCGCTGTTCTACCTGCAGAACACCATCGAGAAGGTCGAGGGCATGCGCCCCTATACGCCGCTCGAGCTGAAGGGCCGCGACATCTACGTGCGCGAGGGCTGCTATGTCTGCCACAGCCAGATGATCCGGCCGATGCGCGACGAGGTGGAGCGTTACGGCCATTACAGCCTGGCGGCCGAGTCGATGTATGACCACCCGTTCCAATGGGGGTCCAAGCGCACCGGGCCGGACCTGGCCCGCGTCGGCGGCCGCTATTCGGACGAATGGCATATCGACCACCTGACCGACCCGCAGGCGGTGGTGCCGGAATCGATCATGCCGAAATACGGCTTCCTGCACGACCGGCTCATCGACGCCTCGAACATGGGGCAGCGGCTCAGGACCGATGCGCTGGTCGGCGTGCCCTATGACGAGGTCATGGTGACGAATGCCGCCGCCGACTTCCGCGCCCAGGCCGATCCGGATGCCGATGCCTCGGGGCTCGAGGAGCGCTATCCCGGCGCGCAGCAGCGCAATTTCGACCGCCGCCCCGGCGTGTCCGAGATGGACGCCCTGGTCGCCTATCTGCAGGTCTTGGGCACCATGGTCGATTTCTCGACCTTCGAGCCCGATCCGAACCGCTGA